The genomic interval GGGctgcaaaactattggtgtgaaatgggtctataagactaagaagaatgctcaaggagtagttcagagatacaaagcaagacttgtcgccaagggctacaagaagaaagaagggattgattatggataAATCTTTGCCCCGGTTGTAAGGCTTGAAACCATCatattactaatttcactatcaaaacaaaatggatggaagatttaccagctggacgtgaaatcagcatttctgaacaATTTTCTGGAAGAAAAGAtatatatcgatcaaccacctagatatgtgaagaagggaaaagaagatagagtgtacaagttgaacAAAACACTCTATGGTTtaagcaggcacctcgtgcgtggaacatgagggttgatgactatttccaaaagaatggatttgagaagtgtccctacgagcatgcgctatacatgaagatggagacaaaCAAAAGCATGCTAattgcctgcctatatgttgatgatataattttCACcagcaacaatccagagatggcTGCCGCTTTCAAGAgaagcatggtcaaagaatttgaaatgcgAATATTGGTCagatggctcattttcttggcatagaagtcgtgcaaagcgagaagaGAATTTTCATCTCCcaaagccactatgcaaaagaagtacttaagaagtttgggatggaaaaATTCAACCCTCTAACAACTCTGGTTGAAatgggattggagttgagaaagaatgagcaaggaaaTGTTGATCCTACATATTTCAAGTGTTTGGTTGGaaacttgaggtatttgacgggaaccagaccagatatactctatgAGGTTGGACTTGTCagtaggtacatggagactcctgaccaacCCCATTTGAATGCAGTGGAAAGGATACTCCattatgtcaagggtaccatcaccaacggtatgttctattcatcaagaggtgattgtaAACTTATCGATTATTCAGATAGTGATTAGGAAAAAGATTTTAAGGAAAGAAAAAGTACGACTGaattcacattcttcatgggagatatagtgtttacatggtcatcaaaaAGCTAACCCATTATAACGCTATCATTATGTGAAGCtaagtatgttgctgccagctcaactgtttgtcatggtatatggattaagAATGTACTAAAGTATGTGTGATTTCTTTAAAATAACCCCaaagaagtctacatcgacaatcgATTAGCGATTGCACTTACGAagaatccagtttaccatgaaagaagaaaacatattgatactcggtatcattttattagggagcatgtcaagaaaaaagaagtggagttgatatcttgcagaacgtatgatcaaaTTGGTGACATTTTCACGAAGCCACTCAggtatgatatttttgcaagactacAGATAATGCTTGCAATGACAAAATCAGGAGAGTCAAATATAAGGGgagatattgaaaattaaacttgactggagatggccggcagcccacctctgttgaatttgggCCGAAGCTGACAGCCACCTCACCAAAATCTCACCAACTTCAACCACCATTGTTGATTTTATTGTTCTAACGTTACTAtaaataaatgtgtgtgtgtgtttgtgtgtaatATAATGTGTGGTatagagagggtgaataactagtgagatatttgtattgagattttcctctgtaatttatttttagtttatcattgaaattaattattttagAATTGAGTGCaatttctcactgagtttcagtcacaaccggtgattgagtgagtcccctccaccaaCTCAGCCCAATATTGTTGAATTTTCTAAACTGCatgcaacctactccacctaccagcccattTCGTTGAAATTAATATCCACCTACCATTCAtcctttgctataaatagatgtgtgtgtgtgtgtgtgtgtgtgtgtgtgtaatgtaacaTGTGGTGTAGAGAGAGACATTAACCAATGAGAAGAAGTGTTTGTGtattttgaattcctctgtaattttttcagattgaaatcaattgagtgtatttGTGCGCAATCCTTACTGAATTTCAATCACAATCAAGTGTGTAAAGGGTCTCACACACCatcattttaaataaataaatgaataaaatatatatatatatattgagctTCATTATGAGGAAACATGGCTTTGAGTGTTGTGTCTAAGTCATTAGATATGATTAGTTAGTCCATGAGCCCAAGTCCTATTAAAATAGACACGTGTCAAAATATATGAATTCTTAATTAGGGGTTCTCACATTAGCTTCTAGCTAAAAGGCAGCCCACGGAGGAGAAAAAATGACAAAAATTGGGAAGAAGGCACACATCAACAAGCCTCCACTCTTCAACAATCTTTTTAAACAAAGCTAGAATATAAATTTCTGATCcacattaaattttttattgttcTTGTGCGATATGTTTTAAACTGAGTAACCATATCTTGTAATTAAGTTCATTCCCATGAAAATTAGATACAAATCCTTCTTTCGTCAACTTTCTGATTGATCGCCGGAAAGATCTTACCTCATTTGAACACATTCCTCAAACCCATTGTCAAATCTCTTTAAGGGGATTAAAGATCGAAacaattcatattttgaaaaccatcaaatTTATTATACAGAAGATCCATCATTACCTTGTTTAGAAAAAACACTCCTTGAATCTTGAATTAATAGATATTGTCTAGGTTATTGAATTGGAGGACCTTTTATTCTTTTACTGTAAAGAATACTTAGTAACCATTCCTTAATAACACAAACTCAAAAATTCATACCAATTTTTTGATCTTAATATTAAGACAAAAATTTTGCAGTTCAcactaatattattaaataaaatgcTAGTACTTTAGTTTAATTGATTCCTAATTAAGAAAACTGGAATAGATTTAGGACTCTTTACTTTGAATCTAGAAGACAATTAAGATCTCTAGAAGTTTGCTATCTTGTTCCAAGACAATAGAAATGTGAAATTTCTACTAAATTAAATTTCTGAAAAAGAAAACGAgagaaacataattttttttttggtaacgTAGAATTTCATGTCTTTGAACAAACTCTTCAAAACCCTCTTAAGGGGCATCAAGTTTGATATAGAGGAGCTTGATTGCGTCTCTTAACTTCTTAAGTACGCTCAAGTTAGTAGCCAAAAATTGACTCTCATGCGGATTCAAATTGAAAATCTCTTATTATTAGGGAAACTTGTAGTTCATCCATGAATGCCCTAAAGAAACACGATtattagagtatatatatatatcatttcattcttacaaaaaattaaaccatttgtaagagaaaaaaaaaagacaatattATTTGCGCTCTAATACACACTTCCTTTTTCCCGTAAAATAGATAAAATTAATTAATGGGTTAATTAAATAGTGGTATTCCGCGTAATGCAGTAGAAATTCTCTATCGCGTGGTCGACATATAACCCATGCACGAACATGTATAACCATCGGtccattaaaatttaaaattaaattatttatcaCCCACATGCATGCACGTAATTACTTAAAGAGATCAATCCAAATTCATTAAAGTACGCAGAAGACAGAGAACAATGCACGTAAATTATCAATTGATGAAACTTTTGGAGCATTCATATGTTTATTTTATATGCCATTTAATCAGACAACAATACTATTAAGCGCCATGCCTTgcacaaaataataattataatataaattCTTAAGACTATAGATTATTAGAAGACATATCCATCGTTGATTAATGCAAGAGAGCAGCGAGCAGTTCTTAAGGGAAGTAGCCACCATGACCCCCACCCCCGCCACTCCCACTGCCTCCTCCATATCCACCACCGCCTCCTGGCCCATGTCCACCTCCTCCACCTGAGCCACTGCCGCCGCCACCACCTGCACCACCTCCTGCGCCACCTCCAGAACCGCCGCCTGATCCTCCCCCACTTCCATATCCGCCACCGCCTCCTTGGCCGCCTCCACCTCCGAAACCCCCTCCGCCGCCACCACCGCTCCCACCTCCGCCACCGGAGCCTCCACCATGCCCTCCTCCGGAACCATAGCCGCCCCCACCTCCACTTCCTGAACCGCCTCCACTTCCTGCCCCACCTCCGCCGCCGCTACCTCCGCCTCCACCAGCTCCACCGCCTGCACCTCCTCCGCTACCATATCCTCCACCACCTCCTGAACCGGAACCACCTCCATATCCGCCACCATGGTCACCTCCAGCACCACCACCGCTACCACCTCCATATCCACCCCCAGCTCCTCCGGAACCCCCACCAGCGCCGCCACCACTACCTCCTCCACTTCCATATCCACCATCATGCTCGCCTCCAGCAGCGCCACCACCTCCACCACCACTTCCACCGCCTTTTCCATATCCACCACCAGCACCCCCAGAACCACCGCCAGCACCACCACCACTGCCTCCTCCACTTCCAGATCCACCCCCGCCGATACCACCTCCGCCACCACTACCACCACCACCTCCACCACCAGCACCAACGGCTCCATAGCCACCACCTGCACCACCTCCGCTACCTCCTCCGCTTCCATAGCCCCCAGCACCATGTTCCCCTGCAAGTCCGCCACCGCCACCGCCGCCAGAGCCGCCTCCACCACCATATCCACCAACAGTACCACCCCCATACCCGGAACCACCGCCACCACCAATACCATGGCCGGCACCGTAACCGGTGCCTGACCCCAAAGTGTAGCCAGCTCCTACATCAAGAGTGAGGAGGTCTCTAGCTGCATAGCATATGCCTAAACTCAACAACACTGGGAATACAACAGTCAGAATAACTCTGTGTGTGGCCATTGCAGATTGTTTGAATACCGCAGCCATATCGTGGAAGTGCAGGAGACGGTGGGTATTTATAGGGATGCGATGCGGTCGAAAGGCAAATAGGAAGAGAGAAGTGATTTCGGGGGGTGCCCACAAAGTGGTCCAATACGAAAACATGCACCGCCATATACTCACTCGCACTAG from Malania oleifera isolate guangnan ecotype guangnan chromosome 9, ASM2987363v1, whole genome shotgun sequence carries:
- the LOC131164714 gene encoding glycine-rich cell wall structural protein 1.8-like gives rise to the protein MAAVFKQSAMATHRVILTVVFPVLLSLGICYAARDLLTLDVGAGYTLGSGTGYGAGHGIGGGGGSGYGGGTVGGYGGGGGSGGGGGGGLAGEHGAGGYGSGGGSGGGAGGGYGAVGAGGGGGGGSGGGGGIGGGGSGSGGGSGGGAGGGSGGAGGGYGKGGGSGGGGGGAAGGEHDGGYGSGGGSGGGAGGGSGGAGGGYGGGSGGGAGGDHGGGYGGGSGSGGGGGYGSGGGAGGGAGGGGGSGGGGGAGSGGGSGSGGGGGYGSGGGHGGGSGGGGGSGGGGGGGFGGGGGQGGGGGYGSGGGSGGGSGGGAGGGAGGGGGSGSGGGGGHGPGGGGGYGGGSGSGGGGGHGGYFP